In one Rhodococcus sp. B50 genomic region, the following are encoded:
- a CDS encoding molybdopterin-containing oxidoreductase family protein, translated as MPVKLSYCRLCPATCGVRVEVDGNRIVSIVGDGLHPLSGGYSCPKGRRGGDLVQGPDRLTSSMRRTADGTFEPIEAEDAIAEIAQRLEAITGEHGADALGLFMGTQQNFAALTVPLVRAWFRTTGSHKLFSTMTIDQSAKWLVQSRMGEYLGGRQRFDTADVWLLAGTNPMVSLNGGDGDGAITQNPSVTIRRARDRGLKLIVVDPRRTETAARADLHLQLRPGTDAALFAGLLHVILSEGLHDREFCERFVHGLDELVAALAPATPQHTENVTGIPAADVVRAARLFAEGPRGMATTGTGVCMGPHSNVAEHLIACLNVVCGRYLREGEVTPNRNVLARSAPSRAEVRPPYRTWESGFRSRIGGIGTMNGELPSGILADEILEPGPDRVRALVVSGGNPARALPDRKKAERALRELELLVCIDTRMSDTAKLADYVIAPTMLYERPDHTLLSEFFFEKPFAQYTPKLVDPPAGVIEDWQFFFGLAAAAGNPVKFAGRILDPAAPPTSEEMLTMFAERGRIPMDELTSAPRGLLAPVEEKVVGPPTEGAAERRLEVCPDDVAAEIAAALGAEARDSDFPMRLTVRRMRELMNTLGRELDGLSRHGYNPANVNPKDLQRHGIEHGDIVRIRSAHGHVRAIAHADASVGERTVSMTHCWGSSDPDDDPRLVGSNVNELTGYDRVQTINAMPTMTAVPVAIEREMHVDAR; from the coding sequence GTGCCGGTGAAGTTGTCCTATTGCCGCCTGTGCCCCGCAACGTGCGGGGTGCGGGTCGAGGTCGACGGCAATCGGATCGTCAGCATCGTCGGTGACGGACTGCATCCCCTGTCGGGGGGCTATTCGTGCCCGAAGGGGCGTCGCGGTGGGGACCTCGTCCAAGGACCCGACCGTCTCACGAGCTCGATGCGGCGGACCGCCGACGGCACCTTCGAGCCCATCGAGGCCGAAGATGCGATCGCCGAGATCGCCCAGCGACTCGAAGCCATCACCGGGGAACACGGAGCGGACGCGCTGGGTCTGTTCATGGGAACGCAGCAGAACTTCGCGGCACTGACCGTGCCGCTGGTGCGTGCTTGGTTCCGCACCACCGGATCCCACAAGCTCTTCTCGACCATGACGATCGACCAGTCGGCCAAGTGGCTCGTCCAGTCGCGGATGGGGGAGTACCTGGGAGGCCGGCAGCGCTTCGACACCGCCGACGTGTGGCTCCTGGCCGGCACGAATCCGATGGTCTCGCTCAACGGCGGCGACGGGGACGGCGCGATCACGCAGAATCCGTCCGTGACGATCCGCAGGGCGCGCGACCGCGGGCTGAAGCTCATCGTGGTCGATCCGCGCCGCACCGAAACGGCAGCACGTGCGGACCTGCACCTCCAGCTCAGGCCCGGAACCGACGCCGCTCTGTTCGCCGGTCTGCTCCACGTGATCTTGTCGGAGGGTCTCCACGACCGTGAATTCTGCGAGCGTTTCGTCCACGGCCTCGACGAACTCGTCGCAGCGCTGGCACCGGCCACCCCCCAGCACACCGAAAACGTGACAGGTATCCCGGCAGCGGACGTGGTTCGCGCCGCCAGGCTCTTCGCCGAGGGGCCGCGCGGCATGGCGACCACAGGAACCGGCGTCTGTATGGGACCGCATTCCAATGTCGCCGAGCACCTCATTGCGTGCCTGAATGTGGTGTGCGGCCGCTACCTTCGTGAAGGCGAAGTAACTCCTAATCGTAACGTGCTCGCGCGGAGTGCGCCCTCGAGAGCGGAAGTCCGACCGCCGTACCGCACGTGGGAGTCCGGCTTCCGTAGCCGCATCGGCGGAATCGGAACGATGAACGGCGAACTGCCGTCGGGAATCCTCGCCGACGAAATTCTCGAACCAGGCCCCGACCGCGTCCGGGCGTTGGTGGTCTCGGGCGGCAACCCGGCACGGGCGCTGCCCGACCGGAAGAAGGCAGAACGCGCACTACGCGAACTCGAACTGCTGGTGTGCATCGATACGCGAATGTCCGACACGGCAAAGCTCGCCGACTATGTCATCGCGCCCACCATGCTGTACGAGCGGCCCGACCACACTCTGCTCTCGGAGTTCTTCTTCGAGAAGCCTTTTGCGCAGTACACTCCGAAGCTCGTCGACCCGCCCGCCGGCGTGATCGAGGACTGGCAGTTCTTCTTCGGTCTCGCCGCGGCCGCTGGGAACCCTGTGAAGTTCGCGGGCCGGATTCTCGATCCGGCTGCTCCTCCGACATCGGAGGAGATGCTCACGATGTTCGCGGAACGAGGCCGCATCCCCATGGACGAGTTGACGTCGGCGCCGCGAGGATTGCTCGCACCCGTGGAGGAGAAGGTCGTCGGGCCACCCACGGAAGGCGCGGCCGAGCGTCGGCTCGAGGTGTGCCCGGACGATGTCGCTGCCGAGATCGCCGCCGCGCTCGGTGCAGAGGCACGGGACTCCGACTTTCCGATGCGGTTGACGGTTCGTCGCATGCGGGAACTCATGAACACGTTGGGCCGGGAGTTGGACGGATTGTCCCGGCACGGCTACAACCCGGCCAATGTGAACCCGAAAGATCTGCAGCGGCACGGTATCGAGCACGGCGACATCGTTCGGATCCGATCGGCGCACGGCCACGTGCGTGCCATCGCCCACGCCGACGCGAGTGTCGGCGAACGAACGGTATCGATGACCCACTGTTGGGGATCGTCCGATCCGGACGACGACCCCAGGCTTGTCGGCAGCAACGTCAACGAGCTCACGGGCTACGACCGGGTCCAGACCATCAACGCAATGCCGACGATGACCGCGGTACCGGTAGCGATCGAGAGGGAGATGCATGTCGATGCTCGGTAG
- a CDS encoding aldo/keto reductase yields MPVPTVQLAPGLVVSAQGYGAMSVAPAYGAVDLDEALATLHHAVDLGITFIDTADVYGDGTSEKVVGALLAERRDEVQLATKFGLVGAVGGTGTANRRINGRPEYAKRAVDESLGRLGVDHVDLYYLHRVDPEVPVEDTVGALAELVQAGKVRHIGLSEATGDELRRAHAVHPIAAIQSEWSIVSRDVERHVVPTAAELGIGFVPYSPVSRGLLTDAFDPAQVVENDLRTRFPRFGADALPANLAVREEVRAVAQEADATIAQIALAWLDAKGREFGLPSVSIPGTRYASRVTENAGALDVTLTDEQVARLDRLAGKVAGARAADPTWVSLGRE; encoded by the coding sequence ATGCCTGTTCCCACCGTCCAGCTCGCGCCCGGTCTCGTCGTCAGCGCCCAGGGTTACGGCGCGATGTCCGTCGCCCCCGCCTACGGCGCGGTGGACCTCGACGAGGCGCTCGCGACCCTGCATCACGCCGTGGACCTCGGGATCACCTTCATCGACACCGCCGACGTCTACGGCGACGGCACGAGTGAGAAGGTGGTCGGCGCGCTGCTCGCCGAGCGACGGGACGAAGTCCAGCTCGCGACGAAGTTCGGTCTCGTCGGTGCGGTCGGCGGCACGGGCACCGCCAACCGTCGCATCAACGGCCGTCCCGAGTACGCGAAGCGGGCCGTCGACGAGTCGCTGGGACGTCTCGGCGTCGACCACGTCGACCTGTACTACCTGCACCGCGTCGATCCCGAGGTACCGGTCGAGGACACGGTGGGTGCCCTCGCCGAACTCGTGCAGGCCGGCAAGGTGCGGCACATCGGACTGTCGGAGGCCACCGGCGACGAACTGCGCCGCGCACACGCCGTGCATCCGATCGCGGCGATCCAGTCGGAGTGGAGCATCGTCTCGCGCGACGTCGAACGGCACGTCGTGCCCACCGCTGCCGAACTCGGTATCGGCTTCGTGCCGTACTCCCCGGTGAGCCGAGGACTGCTCACCGACGCCTTCGACCCCGCGCAGGTGGTGGAGAACGACCTGCGCACGCGCTTCCCGCGTTTCGGCGCCGACGCTCTGCCGGCCAACCTCGCGGTGCGTGAGGAGGTGCGTGCCGTCGCGCAGGAAGCGGACGCGACGATTGCGCAGATCGCCCTGGCATGGCTGGATGCGAAGGGCCGCGAGTTCGGTTTGCCGTCGGTTTCGATCCCCGGCACCCGCTACGCGAGTCGCGTCACCGAGAACGCCGGCGCACTCGACGTGACGCTCACGGACGAGCAGGTCGCGCGGCTGGATCGTCTCGCCGGCAAGGTCGCCGGTGCTCGTGCAGCCGACCCGACGTGGGTGTCGCTCGGACGCGAATAA
- a CDS encoding molybdopterin-dependent oxidoreductase, which translates to MLGSIRDISTRTVAARICPLCEATCGLLFGLEGRTVVSVEPNHDDVFSAGHSCAKGLGLGRLENDPDLLRTPLIRDGDGFREATWDEAFAEIDRRLPSIIANDPNSCAVYSGNPAAHHLDPSFYTLPLIAAIGTRNVYSPASIDTLPKNYVTTLLYGTGLGMAVPDIDRTSYMLILGSNPLVSNGSTITAPGIGKRFDELRKRGGTLVVVDPARTRTAEVADRHLAIRPGTDAFFLLALVSVIADEGLAAPGRLGEHVDGVDEILALAEPFTPEAVAEICGLDPDVIRTVAREFATAESAVAHSRMGSCTQEFGSIANWIVEVLNIITGNLDRPGGAMFPVPPAGGPTTWPANPNAPLVFDRWRSRVRNMPEAMGEIPAVCFSEEVLTPGPGQVRALITISGNMARSLPNSNAVETALADLDFMVCIDGYVNETTRYADVILPPPPLTTRGHHDLALTHFQVRNVARYTAPLVEPGPGQMPEWQILLRLTAIARGEANRPIAELDDEVAATAIRRAAKLSGRDPETVAAAVDDRVGPQRLLDLRLRSGPYGDRFGEVPGGLSLELLERNPDGIDYGPLEPRIPDVLRTPTGRIDVVPEALTADLSRLRATLVQPVPELVLINRRQRRGMNSWLHNSLPQPDEGQCALFMHPDDAAKRGIVDGDTVRIASKTSAVEAEVHITDSMRPGVVSLPHGWGHDGDGLRTTRSASTPGTNVNALVDDLVVEPLTGAPIFNGFPVDVGRVVTRDPEVIGS; encoded by the coding sequence ATGCTCGGTAGCATTCGGGATATATCCACCCGGACGGTGGCAGCGCGGATCTGCCCCTTGTGCGAAGCGACCTGCGGGCTGCTCTTCGGTCTCGAGGGACGCACCGTGGTTTCGGTCGAGCCCAATCACGACGACGTGTTCTCTGCCGGCCACAGTTGCGCGAAGGGACTGGGTCTGGGTCGTCTGGAGAACGATCCAGACCTTCTTCGTACTCCGCTGATTCGCGACGGTGACGGCTTTCGTGAGGCGACCTGGGACGAGGCCTTCGCGGAGATCGACCGCAGGCTACCCTCCATCATCGCGAACGATCCGAACAGCTGTGCGGTGTATTCCGGGAATCCGGCCGCACACCACTTGGATCCGTCGTTCTACACGCTGCCGCTGATCGCGGCGATCGGCACCCGGAATGTCTATTCCCCTGCGAGCATCGATACGCTTCCGAAGAACTACGTGACCACCCTGCTCTACGGAACAGGGCTCGGGATGGCGGTCCCGGACATCGACCGCACGTCGTACATGCTGATCCTGGGGTCCAATCCGCTCGTATCGAACGGAAGCACCATCACCGCGCCGGGAATCGGCAAGCGGTTCGACGAGCTCCGCAAACGCGGTGGCACTCTGGTGGTGGTCGATCCTGCTCGCACCCGCACCGCGGAGGTCGCCGACCGGCACCTTGCGATTCGCCCCGGCACCGATGCGTTCTTCCTCCTGGCGCTCGTGTCCGTGATCGCCGACGAAGGACTCGCGGCCCCAGGTCGCCTGGGCGAGCATGTCGATGGGGTCGACGAGATTCTCGCGCTCGCCGAGCCGTTCACGCCCGAGGCGGTCGCGGAGATCTGCGGGCTCGACCCCGACGTGATCCGCACGGTCGCCCGCGAATTCGCAACTGCCGAATCAGCGGTCGCACACTCCAGAATGGGTTCGTGCACTCAGGAATTCGGCTCGATCGCCAACTGGATCGTCGAAGTTCTCAACATCATCACAGGTAATCTCGACCGGCCGGGCGGCGCAATGTTCCCCGTCCCGCCCGCCGGCGGGCCGACGACGTGGCCGGCCAACCCGAATGCCCCCCTCGTGTTCGATCGATGGCGGTCCCGGGTCCGCAACATGCCGGAAGCCATGGGAGAGATTCCGGCAGTGTGCTTCTCCGAGGAGGTCCTCACCCCCGGTCCCGGGCAGGTCCGGGCACTGATCACGATCTCCGGCAACATGGCGCGATCGCTCCCGAACAGCAATGCTGTCGAGACCGCCTTGGCCGACCTCGACTTCATGGTGTGTATCGACGGGTACGTCAACGAGACCACCCGGTACGCCGACGTCATTCTTCCACCTCCGCCCCTGACGACACGCGGTCATCACGACCTCGCGCTCACACACTTCCAGGTGCGCAACGTGGCTCGGTACACCGCGCCGTTGGTCGAGCCCGGTCCCGGGCAGATGCCGGAGTGGCAAATTCTGTTGCGCCTGACGGCGATTGCCCGTGGCGAAGCGAATCGCCCCATCGCCGAACTCGACGACGAGGTCGCTGCCACGGCGATTCGTCGTGCAGCGAAACTCTCGGGTCGGGACCCCGAGACGGTTGCCGCTGCTGTCGACGATCGGGTCGGCCCGCAACGGTTGCTGGATCTGCGGCTGCGCAGCGGGCCGTACGGCGACCGATTCGGTGAAGTACCTGGCGGGCTGAGTCTCGAACTCCTCGAACGAAACCCCGATGGGATCGACTACGGGCCGCTGGAACCGCGGATCCCCGACGTGTTGCGCACTCCGACGGGGCGGATCGACGTCGTACCCGAAGCATTGACAGCGGACCTGTCGCGTCTACGTGCAACTCTCGTCCAGCCCGTGCCCGAACTGGTCCTCATCAATCGCCGGCAGCGCCGCGGCATGAACTCCTGGTTGCACAATTCGCTGCCACAGCCCGACGAGGGTCAGTGCGCGCTGTTCATGCATCCGGATGACGCTGCGAAACGCGGCATCGTCGACGGCGATACCGTGCGGATCGCGTCGAAGACCAGTGCCGTCGAAGCGGAAGTGCACATCACCGATTCCATGCGGCCGGGCGTGGTGAGTCTGCCCCACGGATGGGGACATGACGGTGACGGTCTGCGTACGACCCGTTCGGCGTCCACGCCCGGTACCAATGTCAACGCTCTCGTCGACGATCTCGTGGTCGAACCGTTGACGGGCGCCCCTATCTTCAACGGGTTCCCCGTGGATGTCGGCCGCGTCGTTACCCGAGATCCGGAGGTGATCGGATCGTGA
- a CDS encoding 3-hydroxyacyl-CoA dehydrogenase family protein: MNGKTLEGRTIGVVGAGMMGAAIAYTCARAGADVVLAARTLDGARRGKSYAERRESRALEAGATEPSVSEALLDRITLTERTADLAPAGLVVEAVSESVSLKQQILGTIESVTEPCTVLASTTSTLPITTLGSKLARPESFIGMHFFSPVDRMPLVETVVGACTSQATVDAALDCVRRLGKTPIIVRDSRGFFTSRVMERYLDEAIIAVGEGIDPDIVERAATAAGYPVPPLQLLDEITLTLNRAVQRENRLAAEAADEPWHGSDADRVRDRMLDEHGRGGRSAGRGFYDYDSTGARLGLWPGLRDTFGPPRSIPVEDMRDRLLFIEVIEALRCLDEGVVRSEADADAGSVLGIGFPAETGGVVSFVRSCSGGPEQFTTRALELAARYGDRFVPPPQSS, encoded by the coding sequence GTGAACGGAAAGACGTTGGAGGGAAGAACGATCGGCGTCGTCGGTGCCGGCATGATGGGCGCTGCCATCGCCTACACCTGCGCGCGGGCAGGAGCCGACGTCGTACTCGCCGCGCGAACTCTCGACGGTGCCCGACGAGGCAAGTCCTATGCCGAGCGGCGAGAATCGCGTGCCCTCGAAGCCGGGGCCACCGAACCCTCCGTGTCGGAGGCTCTGCTCGACAGGATCACCCTCACCGAACGGACCGCCGACCTGGCGCCGGCCGGGCTCGTGGTCGAGGCAGTCTCGGAGAGTGTGTCGCTCAAGCAGCAGATTCTGGGGACGATCGAGTCCGTCACGGAGCCGTGTACGGTGCTTGCCTCTACAACGTCGACCCTTCCGATCACCACCCTGGGTTCGAAACTTGCACGACCGGAGAGCTTCATCGGAATGCACTTCTTTTCACCGGTCGACCGGATGCCGTTGGTGGAGACGGTCGTCGGTGCGTGCACGTCGCAGGCTACGGTCGACGCCGCCCTCGATTGCGTACGGAGACTCGGGAAGACGCCGATCATTGTGCGCGACAGTCGAGGATTCTTCACGAGTCGCGTGATGGAGCGCTACCTCGACGAGGCGATAATTGCGGTCGGGGAAGGCATCGATCCGGACATCGTCGAGCGCGCAGCGACCGCCGCCGGATATCCGGTGCCTCCGCTCCAACTTCTCGACGAGATCACGTTGACGCTCAATCGTGCAGTGCAGCGCGAGAACCGCCTGGCAGCCGAAGCGGCCGACGAGCCCTGGCACGGATCGGATGCCGATCGAGTCCGCGACCGGATGCTCGACGAGCACGGCCGCGGTGGACGGTCGGCGGGGCGCGGTTTCTACGATTACGACTCCACGGGAGCGCGTCTGGGGCTGTGGCCCGGTCTTCGCGACACGTTCGGTCCACCGCGGAGTATTCCGGTCGAGGACATGCGCGACCGGTTGCTGTTCATCGAGGTCATCGAAGCACTACGGTGCCTCGACGAAGGTGTCGTCCGATCCGAGGCCGACGCGGATGCCGGGTCCGTACTGGGCATCGGATTTCCTGCTGAGACTGGCGGAGTCGTGTCGTTCGTCCGTTCCTGTTCGGGCGGTCCCGAACAGTTCACGACTCGCGCCCTCGAACTCGCCGCCAGATACGGCGACCGTTTCGTCCCACCGCCACAGAGCTCGTAA
- a CDS encoding MFS transporter yields the protein MRAWLVWGIGVFAYIVAVLHRTAFGVSGLAATERFEISPSVLSGFVVLQLIVYAGMQIPAGVLLDRFGSRRMIATGAVILAIGQAVLAVTESLPVAYLARVLVGVGDALTFISVLRLVPVWFAPRRVPVVSQLTGIFGQLGQVLSAVPFVLLLTGTGWAAAYGSAAALGLLACVLVLAIVRDTPPGETREATASGLREVIGGLGTVWRRPGTKLGFFTHMGTQFSVTTFALMWGVPYLVSAQGLSPAAAGSMLTVSVVTAISAGPILGVLSGRFPTRRSWLVLMIILASAVTWSVVLALPGPAPVWLLVVLVIVISVGGPGSMIGFDYARTFNPGTALGTANGIVNIGGFLATLLVVQTMGIVLDRLGGYTFDAFRVAWFAQYPIWVIALVGVLVTRGRARREAGIEARSLRAVVLDRFGRGRR from the coding sequence ATGAGGGCATGGCTGGTCTGGGGTATCGGAGTCTTCGCCTACATCGTCGCCGTCCTTCACCGGACGGCGTTCGGTGTCTCCGGGCTCGCCGCCACCGAACGTTTCGAGATCTCACCGTCGGTGCTCTCCGGCTTCGTCGTCCTCCAGCTCATCGTCTATGCGGGGATGCAGATCCCTGCCGGTGTGCTGCTCGACAGGTTCGGTTCGCGCCGGATGATCGCGACCGGCGCCGTGATCCTCGCCATCGGTCAGGCCGTCCTCGCCGTCACCGAGTCACTGCCGGTCGCGTATCTCGCCCGTGTGCTGGTCGGTGTCGGGGACGCCCTGACGTTCATCTCGGTGCTGCGTCTCGTGCCGGTGTGGTTCGCCCCGCGCCGGGTGCCCGTCGTCTCCCAGCTGACCGGCATCTTCGGCCAGCTCGGCCAGGTGCTCTCCGCCGTGCCGTTCGTCCTGCTGCTCACCGGCACGGGCTGGGCGGCCGCATACGGCAGCGCCGCGGCGCTCGGCCTGCTCGCGTGCGTCCTGGTGCTCGCGATCGTGCGCGACACCCCGCCGGGTGAGACGCGGGAGGCCACGGCGTCGGGACTGAGGGAGGTGATCGGCGGTCTCGGCACGGTGTGGCGGCGTCCCGGTACCAAACTCGGCTTCTTCACCCACATGGGCACGCAGTTCTCGGTGACGACCTTCGCGCTCATGTGGGGTGTGCCGTATCTGGTCTCCGCGCAGGGCCTGTCACCCGCGGCGGCCGGTTCGATGCTGACCGTCTCGGTGGTTACGGCCATCTCCGCCGGGCCCATCCTCGGCGTGCTGTCGGGACGTTTCCCCACCAGGCGCTCGTGGCTCGTGCTCATGATCATCCTGGCCAGTGCCGTGACGTGGTCGGTGGTACTCGCTCTGCCCGGGCCCGCGCCGGTGTGGTTGCTCGTGGTGCTCGTGATCGTCATCTCGGTGGGCGGGCCGGGGTCGATGATCGGCTTCGACTACGCCCGTACCTTCAATCCCGGGACCGCGCTGGGCACGGCCAACGGCATCGTCAACATCGGTGGCTTCCTCGCGACGCTGCTGGTCGTGCAGACGATGGGCATCGTGCTCGACCGGCTCGGCGGCTACACCTTCGACGCCTTCCGCGTCGCGTGGTTCGCCCAGTACCCGATCTGGGTGATCGCGCTCGTCGGCGTGCTCGTGACCCGAGGGCGCGCCCGCCGCGAGGCCGGCATCGAAGCCCGCTCGCTGCGGGCGGTCGTGCTCGACCGGTTCGGGCGCGGCAGACGCTGA
- a CDS encoding 4Fe-4S binding protein — protein sequence MTYVVTQACCNDATCVAVCPVNCIHPTPDEAQYARTEMLYIDPDACIDCGACADVCPVEAIVPDSDLTPETEIYKDLNAAYFLGNPTVSGPSEIPPEPVVATERPEPLRVAIVGSGPSAFYAAEELLKRRDIDVEVSMFERLHVAGGLVRFGVAPDHQTTKAVERVFTRTAGRNGFRAFFGVEVGRDIGVDELLDHHHAVIHASGASDDRKLGIPGEDLPGSYAAREFVAWYNGHPDFADRTFDLSGRRAVVVGNGNVALDVARILARDPELLVPGDIAEHALDVLRKSAIEEVVVLGRRGPEYGAFTTPELLALGSLPEVDVTVHGGYQAPEDASIKLRTIAEYARRVPQPGRRKITLRFNAAPQEIFGDSHVEGLRISPYDAAGADEVLASSLVLRSVGYRGRPIPGLPFDTDRGTVPNVAGRVVDSVEGRPVPGLYVAGWIKRGPTGVIGTNRYCAAETVEAILADHDGMRLASPSRTVDELATVIGSRCPDSFGFDGWRRIDRHERTEGRRRGRARHKLVDVDAMLAVAQGASADRYLPH from the coding sequence ATGACATACGTAGTCACTCAAGCCTGCTGCAACGACGCGACGTGTGTCGCCGTGTGTCCGGTGAACTGCATTCACCCGACTCCCGACGAAGCGCAGTACGCGCGCACCGAAATGCTGTACATCGACCCGGACGCCTGCATCGATTGCGGCGCATGCGCCGATGTGTGTCCGGTGGAGGCGATCGTCCCCGACAGTGATCTCACGCCGGAAACCGAGATCTACAAGGATCTCAACGCCGCGTACTTCCTGGGTAACCCCACCGTATCCGGACCGAGCGAGATCCCGCCCGAACCGGTCGTCGCGACCGAGCGGCCCGAGCCGCTCCGGGTGGCGATCGTGGGTTCGGGGCCTTCCGCGTTCTACGCCGCCGAAGAGTTGCTGAAGCGTCGCGACATCGACGTGGAGGTCTCGATGTTCGAGCGGCTCCATGTCGCTGGTGGGCTCGTTCGCTTCGGCGTCGCTCCCGACCACCAGACGACGAAGGCGGTCGAGCGGGTGTTCACCCGTACGGCGGGCCGGAACGGTTTCCGTGCGTTCTTCGGCGTGGAGGTCGGCCGGGACATCGGTGTCGACGAACTGCTCGATCACCATCACGCAGTGATCCATGCAAGTGGCGCCTCCGACGACCGGAAGCTCGGAATCCCGGGGGAAGACCTACCCGGTAGCTACGCCGCACGCGAATTCGTCGCGTGGTACAACGGGCACCCCGACTTCGCGGACCGCACATTCGACCTGTCGGGACGTCGCGCCGTCGTGGTCGGCAACGGTAACGTCGCCTTGGACGTCGCTCGGATCCTGGCGCGGGATCCGGAGCTTCTCGTTCCGGGCGACATAGCCGAGCACGCCTTGGACGTGCTGCGAAAGAGCGCGATCGAGGAGGTCGTCGTACTCGGACGGCGTGGTCCGGAGTACGGAGCGTTCACGACGCCGGAACTACTCGCGTTGGGATCGCTGCCCGAGGTGGACGTGACCGTCCACGGCGGATATCAGGCTCCTGAGGATGCTTCGATCAAGTTGAGGACAATCGCCGAGTATGCGCGGCGCGTCCCGCAGCCGGGCCGCCGGAAGATCACCTTGAGGTTCAACGCTGCTCCACAAGAGATCTTCGGCGACAGCCACGTCGAGGGTCTGCGGATTTCTCCCTACGACGCCGCCGGTGCGGACGAGGTCCTCGCCAGTTCGCTGGTCCTGCGTTCGGTGGGATACCGGGGACGCCCGATTCCGGGACTGCCCTTCGACACCGATCGCGGAACCGTGCCGAATGTTGCCGGGCGCGTCGTCGATTCGGTCGAGGGTCGTCCGGTACCGGGCCTGTATGTCGCGGGCTGGATCAAACGCGGGCCGACGGGGGTCATCGGAACCAATAGGTACTGCGCGGCCGAAACCGTCGAGGCGATCCTTGCCGATCACGACGGGATGCGTCTCGCGTCGCCGAGTCGAACCGTCGACGAGTTGGCCACCGTCATCGGATCACGTTGTCCCGATTCGTTCGGTTTCGACGGCTGGCGGCGGATCGATCGGCACGAACGTACCGAGGGTCGCCGTCGTGGCCGGGCTCGCCACAAGTTGGTCGACGTCGACGCGATGCTCGCGGTTGCGCAGGGCGCATCCGCAGATCGATACTTGCCCCATTAA
- a CDS encoding crotonase/enoyl-CoA hydratase family protein, whose product MSDETPTPEPAALYERRGNIALITLNRPRALNAVNGALATAVGNHLEEANNDDEVRVVVITGAGRAFCAGADLKALAAGEDTSAEGHPEWGFAGYAQHWSAKPTIAAVNGFALGGGTELVLASDLAVVDEKAKLGLPEVKRGLFAAAGGVIRMQQQIPRKVALELALTGEPISAAQGKELGLVNRVAPAGTALEVALELAETIAANAPVAVRESKAMIHRTANSPDWETEAWDANRNALKVVFTSEDAMEGPRAFAEKRQPVWKGR is encoded by the coding sequence ATGTCCGACGAGACCCCCACCCCCGAACCCGCCGCTCTCTACGAGCGCCGCGGCAACATCGCACTCATCACCCTCAACCGCCCCCGCGCCCTCAATGCGGTGAACGGCGCCCTGGCCACCGCGGTCGGCAACCACCTCGAAGAGGCGAACAACGACGACGAGGTGCGAGTCGTCGTGATCACCGGTGCCGGTCGCGCCTTCTGCGCCGGGGCCGATCTCAAAGCGCTTGCAGCGGGTGAGGACACCTCGGCCGAAGGCCATCCGGAGTGGGGTTTCGCCGGTTATGCCCAGCACTGGAGCGCCAAGCCCACCATCGCCGCGGTCAACGGCTTCGCCCTCGGTGGCGGAACCGAACTCGTGCTCGCGAGCGATCTCGCGGTCGTGGACGAGAAAGCCAAGCTGGGTCTGCCCGAGGTCAAGCGCGGACTGTTCGCCGCCGCCGGTGGCGTGATCCGTATGCAGCAGCAGATCCCCCGGAAGGTCGCCCTCGAACTCGCGCTCACCGGCGAGCCCATCAGCGCCGCGCAGGGCAAGGAACTGGGCCTGGTCAACCGTGTGGCCCCTGCCGGTACGGCACTGGAGGTCGCGCTGGAACTCGCCGAGACCATCGCGGCGAACGCACCCGTGGCCGTGCGCGAGTCGAAGGCGATGATCCACCGGACCGCGAACAGCCCGGACTGGGAGACCGAGGCGTGGGACGCCAATCGCAACGCGCTGAAGGTCGTGTTCACCAGTGAGGACGCGATGGAAGGACCGCGCGCGTTCGCCGAGAAGCGTCAGCCGGTCTGGAAGGGTCGCTGA